In a genomic window of beta proteobacterium MWH-UniP1:
- a CDS encoding glycosyltransferase gives MKTLEILIPTHKRPHSAAEAMESALICEDVRFGIRCNSNGFEPLLERYRAFDSRLIYDSFDKNMGALANGAYLLSATNAKFCMLLSDEDRVDTKSIPELVDFLENLSADVSVISCSVFDLIQNRFYFLPHERYKNISCDINLYAALGLIPSYMSGIVFRTESLHRLNLEHFIRPAPGNAYGHLDIALKLLVNSKLRFYFPKLVLKGKEIKLGGDGYSHKSKSHATTVRNNLDLNPEVYGPYARVRQFYYQLAQLSSVKTSLEKIPYLLAISRNALDFINAVRGSANVVVLSSGAMLRTEIQRGLADSFLEEPKSRSFISRIFAFAILSSPSVFNLVVRPSAFVLRILGRLYTEVAVNRIILKNSE, from the coding sequence ATGAAAACACTCGAAATTCTGATTCCGACTCACAAAAGGCCACACAGCGCAGCAGAGGCAATGGAGTCGGCGCTTATTTGCGAGGATGTGCGCTTCGGTATTCGATGTAATTCAAATGGATTCGAACCTTTGCTCGAAAGATATCGAGCATTTGATTCACGGCTGATCTATGATTCATTTGATAAAAATATGGGTGCCCTTGCCAACGGGGCGTATCTCTTGTCGGCAACAAACGCAAAGTTTTGTATGCTCCTATCCGATGAGGACAGGGTTGACACAAAAAGCATTCCTGAGCTCGTCGATTTTCTCGAAAATTTAAGTGCTGATGTATCTGTAATTAGTTGCTCCGTTTTTGATCTTATTCAGAACCGTTTTTATTTCCTTCCGCATGAGAGATATAAGAACATCTCCTGTGACATCAATTTATACGCAGCGCTTGGGCTAATTCCTAGCTACATGTCTGGGATCGTTTTTCGCACGGAAAGTCTACATCGTCTCAACTTAGAGCATTTTATCCGGCCGGCCCCCGGAAATGCCTATGGTCATTTGGATATAGCTCTAAAATTGCTTGTAAATTCCAAGCTTAGGTTCTATTTTCCAAAGCTTGTCCTGAAAGGAAAGGAAATTAAATTAGGGGGAGACGGCTATTCTCACAAATCCAAAAGCCATGCTACTACAGTTCGAAATAACCTTGATCTAAACCCTGAGGTTTACGGACCGTATGCTCGAGTTCGGCAGTTTTACTATCAATTGGCGCAATTATCGAGCGTTAAAACCAGTCTTGAGAAAATTCCGTACTTATTGGCTATTTCTCGTAATGCTTTGGACTTTATCAACGCAGTTCGTGGTTCAGCAAATGTGGTTGTGTTATCGAGCGGTGCAATGTTGCGCACAGAAATCCAGCGGGGGCTAGCGGACTCCTTTCTTGAGGAACCGAAAAGCCGTTCTTTTATCTCACGAATTTTTGCGTTTGCTATACTGAGTTCCCCTTCTGTATTTAACCTGGTAGTTCGTCCTTCCGCCTTTGTTCTCCGTATTCTTGGTAGGTTATATACAGAAGTTGCGGTCAACAGAATAATCTTGAAAAATTCAGAATAA
- a CDS encoding NAD-dependent epimerase/dehydratase family protein, with protein sequence MKSKKKIFLTGGTGFFGKALLRHWLGIAERDDAATPEVLVFSREPESFLKGYPELANHDWLGFHKGDVLRQDSFPEDIFDFVLHAAADSTAGVKLSPVERYDQIASGTRNTLDFAVRSGASRFLLTSSGAVYGPQPSGMALIPEDYCGMPDPLNTNNAYGVAKRAAEHLCTLYQEKYGIETVIARCFAFVGQDLPLDVHFAIGNFIRDALWRDEITVSGDGTAVRSYLDQSDLAVWLMTLLEEGKPGHAYNVGSDRPIKIADLARLVRDTISPNKKVNIFGQPSATDANRSHYVPDITRVKKELGLGVTVALEDAIRKTALAHR encoded by the coding sequence TTGAAAAGCAAGAAAAAAATCTTCTTGACGGGTGGAACTGGATTTTTTGGGAAAGCGCTGCTTCGGCATTGGTTAGGTATCGCAGAACGTGATGACGCCGCCACTCCTGAAGTTCTTGTTTTTTCAAGAGAACCTGAGAGTTTTCTAAAAGGATACCCTGAGCTTGCAAATCATGACTGGCTAGGCTTTCACAAAGGCGATGTGTTACGCCAAGATTCTTTTCCTGAGGATATTTTTGACTTTGTTTTGCATGCTGCTGCAGATTCAACTGCAGGGGTGAAGCTGTCTCCAGTAGAGCGATACGATCAGATAGCGAGCGGAACTCGAAATACGCTCGATTTTGCGGTTAGATCGGGGGCATCTCGTTTTCTTTTAACGAGTTCAGGGGCTGTCTATGGTCCACAGCCTAGTGGTATGGCTTTGATACCAGAGGATTACTGTGGCATGCCCGACCCTTTAAATACGAACAATGCTTATGGCGTGGCAAAGCGTGCTGCTGAGCATTTATGTACTTTATATCAGGAGAAGTACGGTATTGAGACTGTCATCGCCAGGTGTTTCGCGTTTGTGGGCCAAGATCTTCCGCTAGATGTGCACTTTGCAATTGGGAACTTTATTCGCGATGCACTTTGGCGCGATGAGATTACCGTATCAGGGGATGGCACTGCGGTTCGGTCTTACCTGGATCAATCAGATTTAGCTGTGTGGCTCATGACTTTATTAGAGGAAGGCAAGCCGGGCCACGCTTATAATGTCGGGTCAGATAGGCCGATCAAAATTGCAGATCTCGCCCGATTGGTAAGGGATACGATCTCACCCAACAAAAAAGTAAACATCTTTGGTCAGCCATCTGCGACTGATGCGAATCGGTCGCATTATGTTCCGGATATAACTCGTGTAAAAAAGGAATTAGGTCTTGGCGTAACGGTGGCGCTCGAAGATGCAATTCGTAAAACGGCGCTAGCACATCGATAA
- a CDS encoding N-acetylneuraminate synthase family protein gives MSPELVISGRKIGRSYPPIVVAEVGINHEGSLETAIAMADAAIDAGAEIIKHQTHIVDDEMSEEARSVIPGNADVSIHEIMTRCALNEVEERALMEHVNARGAIFISTPFSRAAANRLISFNVPAFKIGSGECNNYPLIRHIARAGKPVIISTGMNTIDSIRPTVQILREASIPFALLHCTNVYPTPPELVRLGAMQILQEAFPDAVIGLSDHTLSNHTCFGAVALGASILERHFTDRMDRPGPDIVCSMDPPALRDLIEGSSVIWSARGGEKAAVAEEAPTIAFAFASVVAVRDIAAGEQLSEHNIWVKRPGGGDFTAADYEALLGRKAAADIRAGFQLKRVDVSQ, from the coding sequence ATGTCGCCGGAGCTAGTCATCAGTGGTCGGAAAATTGGTCGAAGCTATCCGCCAATTGTGGTGGCGGAAGTTGGCATTAATCACGAGGGCTCACTCGAAACGGCGATAGCTATGGCGGATGCCGCTATCGATGCCGGCGCTGAGATCATCAAGCATCAGACGCATATCGTCGACGATGAAATGTCTGAGGAGGCGCGCTCTGTTATTCCCGGTAACGCCGATGTGTCGATCCATGAGATTATGACGCGCTGTGCTCTAAATGAAGTAGAGGAGCGAGCGTTGATGGAGCATGTGAACGCGCGAGGTGCTATTTTTATCAGTACACCATTTTCGCGCGCGGCAGCTAATCGACTCATTAGTTTCAATGTTCCTGCCTTTAAGATCGGTTCGGGTGAGTGCAACAACTATCCGCTCATTCGTCATATCGCACGTGCTGGGAAACCAGTCATTATCAGCACTGGCATGAATACCATCGACTCCATCCGGCCGACGGTCCAGATCTTGCGCGAGGCATCTATACCTTTTGCGCTGCTCCACTGCACGAATGTCTACCCAACGCCGCCCGAGTTGGTTCGCCTTGGAGCTATGCAGATACTTCAGGAAGCTTTTCCTGACGCGGTCATAGGCTTATCAGATCACACTTTGTCGAACCACACTTGTTTTGGTGCTGTTGCTTTGGGCGCATCCATTCTGGAACGTCATTTCACCGACCGCATGGACAGGCCCGGGCCAGATATAGTGTGTTCAATGGACCCGCCCGCCCTAAGGGATCTGATAGAAGGTTCGTCTGTGATTTGGTCGGCACGAGGCGGTGAGAAGGCCGCTGTTGCCGAAGAGGCGCCGACAATAGCATTTGCTTTTGCCTCGGTTGTCGCGGTTCGCGATATCGCTGCGGGCGAGCAACTCAGCGAGCACAACATCTGGGTGAAGCGTCCGGGCGGTGGAGATTTCACGGCCGCCGACTATGAAGCGCTGCTTGGCAGGAAGGCGGCCGCCGATATTCGCGCTGGCTTTCAATTGAAAAGAGTCGACGTCTCGCAATGA
- the neuC gene encoding UDP-N-acetylglucosamine 2-epimerase has protein sequence MSAPLRRKIVFLTGTRADFGKLKPLMLRLQADEHFEVQVFITGMHMLSKYGSTWDEVRKAGLLNLYRFINQNENDSMDQILAKTVAGLSDYIKEMEPDLIVVHGDRIEALAGAIVGALNNIRVAHIEGGEVSGTIDEVIRHSISKMSHLHFVANEQARKRLVQLGERGETIHVIGSPDIDVMNSTDLPSLDEVQRYYGFAFGEYAILMFHPVTTELKQIRQQIAVLVDSVLQSEQNFVVLYPNNDHGTDIILYEYARLRGCSRIAVYPSMRFEYFLTLLKHARYIIGNSSAGIREAPHFGVPTINLGSRQHRRVQTPSVMDVPITHRDILGAIALVPSMPRTPRKLFGDGNSAVAFYQILRAAETWDGEIQKHFVDCI, from the coding sequence ATGAGCGCCCCGCTTCGCCGCAAGATCGTCTTCCTGACCGGGACGCGGGCCGACTTCGGCAAGCTGAAGCCGCTCATGCTCCGCTTGCAGGCAGATGAGCACTTTGAAGTGCAAGTGTTCATCACTGGCATGCATATGCTCTCGAAGTACGGCTCGACCTGGGACGAGGTTCGCAAGGCCGGTCTGCTTAACCTCTACCGGTTCATCAATCAGAATGAAAACGATTCAATGGACCAGATCCTGGCCAAGACCGTCGCCGGCTTGTCGGATTACATCAAGGAGATGGAGCCCGATCTGATCGTCGTGCACGGTGACCGGATCGAGGCGCTTGCCGGCGCGATCGTCGGCGCACTCAACAATATCCGCGTCGCGCACATCGAGGGAGGGGAGGTCTCGGGAACGATTGACGAAGTGATTCGGCATTCGATCTCGAAAATGTCGCATCTGCATTTTGTCGCCAACGAGCAGGCCAGGAAACGTTTGGTGCAACTCGGCGAACGCGGTGAAACGATCCACGTGATCGGTTCGCCGGACATTGACGTTATGAATTCGACGGATCTGCCCTCGCTCGATGAGGTACAGCGCTACTACGGCTTTGCTTTCGGCGAGTATGCGATCCTGATGTTCCATCCGGTGACGACCGAACTCAAACAGATTCGTCAGCAGATCGCCGTCCTCGTCGACAGCGTTCTCCAGTCAGAGCAGAACTTCGTCGTTCTCTACCCAAACAACGATCATGGGACCGACATCATCCTCTACGAGTACGCCCGGCTCCGCGGCTGCAGTCGAATCGCCGTCTACCCATCGATGCGTTTCGAGTATTTCCTGACGCTGCTGAAGCACGCGCGTTACATTATTGGCAACTCGAGCGCCGGCATCCGCGAAGCGCCGCATTTCGGCGTGCCGACGATCAACCTCGGCTCGCGTCAGCACAGGCGCGTGCAGACGCCGTCGGTGATGGACGTCCCGATCACGCACCGAGACATACTCGGCGCCATCGCGCTCGTGCCGTCGATGCCGCGGACGCCGCGCAAGCTGTTCGGCGACGGCAACAGCGCCGTCGCTTTCTACCAGATCTTGCGGGCGGCGGAAACCTGGGATGGGGAAATACAAAAGCACTTCGTCGACTGCATTTAG
- a CDS encoding SDR family oxidoreductase — translation MSACIVTGCATGNGLAIARQLMADGHHVIGVDRSQLATGSEDWLLIGDVLDEDIKTIAFKRALTLGRGHIFLVNNAGITRPEFPQSDKSWDLTVDVNLKAPFQWSRAFSEYVASGVIQSGGIVFIGSLATMTGFPRNPAYQASKSGVVGLARAFAFDLGPFGIRSNCVSPGYIQTSMTAGSYNTPELNDARKRHMLLGRWGKPEDVANAVSFFCSEQSNYITGVNLPVDGGWMACGLTN, via the coding sequence ATGAGTGCTTGTATTGTTACTGGATGCGCTACCGGCAACGGACTCGCAATTGCTCGCCAGCTAATGGCCGATGGACACCACGTTATTGGGGTCGACCGAAGTCAACTGGCTACCGGTTCCGAAGACTGGCTCCTCATCGGTGATGTGTTGGATGAAGATATAAAAACAATCGCATTTAAGAGAGCACTAACACTTGGCCGTGGTCATATTTTTTTGGTCAATAACGCTGGCATCACGCGCCCGGAGTTTCCGCAGTCTGACAAATCCTGGGACCTCACGGTCGATGTGAATCTGAAGGCCCCCTTCCAGTGGTCTCGCGCCTTTTCGGAATATGTCGCCAGCGGCGTCATTCAATCTGGGGGCATAGTCTTCATCGGGTCTCTAGCGACGATGACGGGCTTCCCTAGGAATCCGGCGTATCAGGCGTCTAAGTCAGGGGTTGTCGGTCTGGCGCGTGCATTTGCTTTCGATCTAGGCCCTTTTGGCATTCGCTCTAACTGCGTATCGCCCGGCTACATCCAGACCTCTATGACCGCAGGATCATATAACACCCCCGAATTGAATGACGCTCGTAAACGTCACATGCTGCTGGGTCGCTGGGGAAAACCTGAGGATGTGGCCAATGCAGTGTCATTTTTTTGCAGCGAGCAATCCAACTACATCACAGGCGTCAATCTGCCTGTTGATGGTGGTTGGATGGCCTGCGGTTTGACGAACTGA
- a CDS encoding sugar phosphate nucleotidyltransferase, which produces MNSIVLCGGLGTRLGGLTRTTPKPLLEVAGKPFISHVLEKLRAAGVTYVCLAVGFQWEKIRAALGDSWAGLSLSYSVESKPLGTGGAVRKALQSMCWSEAFVVNGDTLVDVELLAMRNLALSRDADLVIALKNVEETARYGRVNLLQSSRIASFSEKGLSDPGLINAGLYWLKAEALNCFQGEVFSLERDIMASHVHDLSIYGFVTPGYFIDMGIPEDLERARRELSDRASNLHDRS; this is translated from the coding sequence ATGAATAGCATCGTTTTGTGCGGTGGCTTAGGAACCCGTCTCGGGGGGCTTACACGTACAACCCCAAAGCCTCTATTGGAGGTCGCGGGGAAGCCGTTTATTTCGCACGTGCTGGAGAAACTGCGAGCGGCTGGGGTTACTTATGTATGTTTAGCAGTAGGTTTCCAGTGGGAGAAGATAAGAGCGGCGCTCGGCGACTCCTGGGCCGGGCTCTCGTTAAGTTATTCAGTAGAGTCAAAGCCGTTGGGCACTGGGGGAGCTGTGCGCAAAGCTTTGCAGTCAATGTGCTGGTCGGAAGCTTTCGTTGTTAATGGCGATACGTTGGTCGATGTAGAACTTCTTGCCATGCGCAATCTGGCATTGAGTCGTGATGCGGATCTGGTGATTGCGTTAAAAAATGTTGAAGAAACTGCGCGTTATGGCAGGGTAAATCTGTTACAAAGTTCCCGAATCGCTTCTTTTAGTGAAAAAGGATTGTCAGATCCCGGCCTGATTAATGCTGGTTTGTATTGGTTGAAAGCCGAAGCTCTTAATTGCTTTCAAGGTGAGGTTTTTAGCCTTGAGAGGGACATAATGGCTTCGCACGTTCATGACTTGTCGATTTACGGTTTTGTCACTCCAGGTTATTTCATAGATATGGGAATTCCGGAGGATTTGGAGCGTGCTCGGCGTGAGTTATCCGATCGGGCCTCTAATCTGCACGATCGATCCTGA
- a CDS encoding thiamine pyrophosphate-binding protein, whose product MLPVPDTYNIARYAVDLVAALGSTHVFTLTGGMAMHLNRAVAQHPTLKAVYCQHEQACVAAAEGYAKAANFRLAGFAVVTAGPGASNAVTSLISAYGDSTPMIVLAGQIKTADIDSFGTRTHGIQEIKSRELISPCVKKFVRLEAQQFRQQLLGACLEAFSGRPGPVFIEIPLDVQGLPIETSVDEVQKAAQTILRRVRQRVNQGAGTGELSQALGELLKAKRPLLYVGNGVRITGQESVVLEFAEQHQIPMVFSWLSFDMVPGNHPLNFGCPGGLAPIYSNQLLCDADVIIFLGARLDLGTTAFQRGFFGSQANRWIIDVDSAELAKFSGMPNTGTIEADLRDLPFAISNLQNQAACADPRWFSEVSVMRESYMIEERQRLSSKKFTVYGVGRVLSEVSASKVFVSASSGYAEETFTRFFSPKLNTRFFNGAALGAMGMGLPNAIGAAFATELPVMCMEADGGLMLNIQELATLSHYRPPGYVLFILNNGGYESIRSSQKRHFGKVYGADAESGLFLPDFKDIAAAFKLNYVRIDNEEALESFVDNLNSSAPPVIADLYVEKFEYRGPSVKTVIDAQGRLSTSSLKEISW is encoded by the coding sequence ATGCTTCCTGTCCCAGATACCTATAATATCGCCCGCTACGCTGTAGATCTCGTTGCTGCGCTCGGCTCCACACACGTTTTTACTTTAACCGGCGGCATGGCGATGCATCTGAACCGTGCTGTTGCTCAACATCCAACCCTAAAAGCTGTGTACTGCCAACACGAGCAGGCTTGCGTTGCTGCAGCCGAGGGATATGCGAAGGCTGCAAATTTTCGTCTTGCGGGCTTTGCCGTTGTCACTGCGGGGCCAGGTGCTTCCAATGCGGTGACTTCACTCATTTCTGCTTACGGTGATTCGACGCCAATGATTGTTCTGGCAGGGCAAATCAAGACAGCAGACATTGATTCGTTCGGCACACGGACCCACGGTATTCAGGAGATCAAGTCTAGGGAGTTGATTTCTCCTTGCGTGAAGAAATTTGTGCGTCTGGAAGCGCAGCAGTTCAGGCAGCAGCTGTTGGGCGCATGTTTGGAGGCTTTTTCTGGACGCCCAGGTCCTGTATTCATAGAGATCCCGTTAGATGTTCAAGGTCTACCCATCGAAACTTCCGTGGACGAAGTACAAAAAGCCGCGCAAACCATTCTTCGTCGGGTGCGTCAGCGAGTCAACCAAGGGGCAGGTACAGGCGAATTGAGTCAGGCACTAGGAGAATTGCTCAAGGCTAAGCGCCCGCTGCTTTATGTTGGCAATGGAGTTCGTATCACAGGGCAAGAGTCTGTGGTTCTGGAGTTTGCTGAACAACACCAAATACCGATGGTTTTTTCTTGGCTATCTTTCGATATGGTTCCAGGCAATCATCCTTTGAATTTTGGTTGCCCCGGCGGTCTAGCGCCAATATACTCGAATCAACTTCTTTGTGATGCTGATGTGATCATTTTCCTCGGCGCTCGCCTAGATTTGGGTACTACTGCATTCCAGCGAGGGTTTTTTGGAAGTCAAGCTAACCGCTGGATCATAGATGTGGATTCGGCTGAACTTGCCAAGTTCTCAGGAATGCCAAACACTGGAACCATCGAAGCTGACTTACGTGATCTACCATTTGCGATTTCTAACCTTCAGAACCAGGCTGCATGTGCTGATCCCAGATGGTTTTCCGAAGTTTCAGTGATGCGTGAGAGTTACATGATCGAAGAGCGGCAACGGCTGAGCAGTAAGAAATTTACTGTTTACGGCGTCGGAAGAGTGCTCTCGGAAGTTTCGGCCTCAAAAGTTTTCGTTTCTGCCAGTTCTGGGTACGCAGAAGAGACCTTTACTCGGTTTTTTTCCCCGAAACTTAACACTCGTTTTTTTAATGGTGCTGCCCTGGGTGCTATGGGCATGGGTCTTCCGAATGCAATTGGCGCGGCATTTGCTACTGAGCTTCCTGTAATGTGTATGGAAGCTGATGGTGGTCTCATGTTGAATATCCAAGAGTTGGCTACTCTCTCACACTATAGACCGCCGGGATATGTACTATTCATTTTGAATAATGGTGGCTATGAATCTATTCGTTCCTCACAGAAGCGTCACTTTGGTAAAGTGTATGGTGCTGACGCGGAATCAGGGCTTTTTCTCCCCGATTTTAAGGATATTGCTGCTGCTTTCAAGCTTAACTATGTTCGTATAGATAACGAAGAAGCTCTGGAATCTTTTGTGGATAACTTAAATTCCAGCGCGCCTCCTGTTATTGCGGATCTTTATGTTGAAAAGTTTGAATATCGAGGCCCCTCAGTCAAGACCGTAATCGACGCTCAAGGACGTCTTTCCACCAGCTCTCTGAAGGAAATTAGCTGGTGA
- a CDS encoding acylneuraminate cytidylyltransferase family protein — translation MAFKNKAVVALVPARGGSKAVPGKNLRSLGGKPLVTHTLRAAIGCDLVDQVVLSSDSNAILSLGREAGVVIHRRSAIASNDSATAFDVVSDFINYLGPAKAVEDSYLVYLQPTSPFRTSAHIRAAFELMMATECDMCVSVVETTQSPYKSYTLDSKGRLRSLFDEAQTNANRQSLPSVYHPNGAIYIFPVHQFVRRGVFPTNGAVPYIMSVADSIDIDSEEDFVLAESLCRRS, via the coding sequence TTGGCGTTCAAAAATAAAGCTGTGGTCGCTTTGGTTCCTGCTAGGGGGGGGTCGAAAGCGGTGCCTGGAAAAAACCTACGTTCTTTGGGAGGTAAGCCCTTGGTTACGCATACTTTGCGGGCGGCTATCGGTTGCGATTTAGTTGATCAAGTGGTTCTGTCGTCCGATTCAAATGCGATCTTGAGCTTGGGTCGAGAAGCTGGAGTAGTTATCCATCGGCGTTCCGCTATTGCGTCGAATGATTCTGCTACAGCCTTCGATGTTGTGTCTGACTTTATTAATTACTTGGGTCCAGCTAAAGCTGTTGAAGATAGCTACCTTGTTTACCTTCAACCGACATCACCTTTTCGAACAAGCGCTCATATTCGCGCTGCTTTTGAGCTAATGATGGCAACAGAGTGTGACATGTGCGTCAGCGTTGTTGAGACAACCCAAAGCCCTTATAAATCATACACTTTGGATTCTAAAGGTCGGCTTCGATCCTTATTCGATGAGGCTCAAACGAATGCGAACAGACAAAGCTTGCCGTCTGTCTACCATCCAAATGGAGCCATTTATATATTTCCAGTTCACCAATTTGTCAGGCGTGGCGTGTTCCCGACGAATGGTGCAGTGCCCTATATTATGTCAGTAGCAGACAGCATCGATATTGATTCAGAAGAAGACTTTGTCTTAGCGGAGAGCTTATGTCGCCGGAGCTAG
- a CDS encoding SDR family oxidoreductase, with protein sequence MKTATVFGASGGLAHALCQELLAQGWQVDAVSRSARAARVQQTFAAHIASGQMRLSLVQDRYSEFTFSRSNDAVFLTQALFEPMPLAAMTAQGVSDEVTVGLTDPMNLVRSFLHAFPSVPGMRRNICFVGSTSAYAGFENTSVYCALKHGLLGFVRALNQEYAATDDRFWLFSMGTMHTEMGRKVLGQDSSSYLNPLDVAQRMVSAIADPSNVFEPEVIMRRRTIKFLEP encoded by the coding sequence GTGAAAACCGCAACTGTCTTTGGTGCAAGCGGCGGTCTGGCGCATGCTCTTTGCCAAGAGTTACTGGCTCAAGGTTGGCAGGTTGATGCGGTGTCTAGGTCTGCGCGTGCGGCTCGAGTCCAGCAAACATTTGCAGCGCACATTGCCAGCGGACAAATGCGTCTCTCTCTAGTACAAGACCGCTACAGCGAGTTCACATTTTCGCGCTCCAACGATGCCGTATTTCTTACTCAGGCTTTATTCGAGCCCATGCCTCTCGCCGCAATGACCGCTCAGGGTGTGAGTGATGAAGTTACGGTCGGCCTAACAGATCCGATGAACTTGGTTCGTTCTTTTCTTCACGCTTTTCCTTCGGTCCCCGGTATGCGCAGAAATATTTGTTTTGTCGGTTCGACATCAGCGTACGCTGGCTTCGAGAACACTTCTGTTTACTGCGCACTCAAACACGGTCTACTTGGTTTTGTGCGTGCGCTAAACCAAGAGTATGCAGCCACCGATGATCGCTTCTGGCTGTTTTCAATGGGCACGATGCATACTGAGATGGGTCGTAAAGTCCTGGGGCAGGATTCCTCCAGCTACCTAAATCCGTTGGATGTTGCCCAGCGGATGGTTTCGGCCATTGCGGACCCCTCTAATGTATTTGAACCGGAGGTAATCATGCGGCGGCGTACCATCAAATTTTTAGAACCATGA
- a CDS encoding class I SAM-dependent methyltransferase: protein MNSSQHSDNLTQEAQAFDLQIEERIANGHVPDLRLTNPCDYFYNNSWRRPEFVKLDFVEQFELIRDAITRLTGRSAADVRVLEVGCGPGYLSLELARSGFEVVGLDLSSKCIEVAQQVAERDPWKGERGTLRFIAGDYFCHPDLHAESFDAIVFLGALYHFADQRVIQQRARDLLKPGGLILVHEPVRDRVEKGSAAFALLLSTLLSLGGNFYKDVPLRDEPDAIAAEVERLYNSLRYESEDGSNLQSINDNEAGYAEMYPLLTEHFAQAHFEWRYAFFHEFIGGLRYGEAANARVARFLKEMDRILVEAGTLPATEFFYVGRKN from the coding sequence ATGAACTCCTCACAGCACAGCGATAACCTGACGCAGGAAGCACAGGCCTTCGATCTCCAGATCGAGGAAAGGATCGCCAACGGCCACGTGCCCGACCTGCGACTAACGAATCCCTGCGACTATTTCTACAACAACTCCTGGCGTCGGCCCGAATTCGTGAAGCTCGACTTCGTCGAGCAGTTCGAGCTGATTCGCGACGCCATCACCCGCTTGACCGGGCGCAGCGCGGCCGACGTGCGCGTACTGGAAGTCGGCTGCGGGCCGGGCTACCTGAGCCTCGAGCTCGCGCGCAGCGGCTTCGAGGTCGTCGGACTGGATCTGTCGAGCAAGTGCATCGAGGTTGCGCAGCAGGTCGCCGAGCGCGATCCGTGGAAAGGCGAGCGCGGCACGCTGCGCTTTATCGCCGGCGATTATTTCTGCCATCCCGACCTGCACGCCGAGAGCTTCGATGCGATCGTCTTTCTCGGCGCGCTGTATCACTTCGCCGACCAGCGCGTGATACAGCAGCGGGCGCGCGACCTGCTCAAGCCGGGCGGGCTGATCCTAGTGCACGAGCCGGTGCGCGATCGCGTCGAAAAGGGCAGCGCGGCGTTCGCCTTGCTGCTGTCGACGCTGCTTTCGCTCGGCGGTAATTTCTACAAGGACGTTCCCTTGCGCGACGAGCCCGACGCCATTGCGGCCGAAGTCGAGCGCCTGTACAACAGCCTGCGCTACGAGTCCGAGGATGGCAGCAACCTGCAGTCGATAAACGACAACGAAGCGGGCTACGCCGAAATGTACCCTTTGCTCACCGAACACTTTGCGCAAGCGCATTTCGAGTGGCGCTACGCCTTCTTCCACGAGTTCATTGGCGGCCTGCGCTACGGCGAGGCCGCCAATGCGCGCGTCGCCCGATTCCTCAAGGAAATGGACAGAATCCTCGTTGAGGCGGGCACCTTGCCCGCAACCGAATTTTTCTACGTTGGCCGCAAGAACTGA